The following proteins are co-located in the Bradyrhizobium sp. AZCC 2176 genome:
- a CDS encoding ABC transporter ATP-binding protein, producing MKLQVADLNSFYGPAHILFDIALEVGQGEVVALLGRNGAGKSTTFRSIVGLVENRSGRIVFEGKDVSREPTHAIVRGGLGYVPEERRIFTDLTVEENLEVGRQPKRPNAPQWTREKLFTLFPNLGEMRNRPGGRMSGGEQQMLTIARTLMGNPSLVLLDEPSEGLSPKIVEQMVEAILAMKREGVSIVVSEQNLHFARLISDRAYIIERGKICFGGTMAELDARPDIRDAHLSL from the coding sequence ATGAAGCTGCAGGTCGCCGATCTCAACAGTTTCTATGGCCCGGCGCACATCTTGTTCGATATCGCGCTGGAAGTAGGCCAAGGCGAGGTCGTGGCGCTGCTCGGGCGCAACGGCGCCGGAAAGTCGACGACGTTCCGTTCCATCGTCGGGCTGGTCGAGAACCGCTCGGGGAGGATTGTATTCGAAGGCAAGGACGTCTCCCGCGAGCCGACGCACGCGATCGTGCGCGGCGGGCTCGGCTACGTGCCGGAGGAGCGGCGCATCTTCACCGACCTGACGGTCGAGGAAAATCTCGAAGTCGGCCGTCAGCCGAAGCGGCCGAACGCGCCGCAGTGGACGCGCGAAAAGCTGTTCACGCTGTTTCCGAACCTCGGCGAAATGCGCAACCGCCCGGGCGGGCGCATGAGCGGCGGCGAACAACAGATGTTGACCATCGCGCGGACGTTGATGGGCAATCCGTCGCTGGTACTGCTCGACGAGCCGTCGGAAGGATTGTCGCCGAAGATCGTCGAACAGATGGTCGAAGCCATTCTCGCGATGAAGCGAGAAGGCGTCAGCATCGTGGTCTCGGAGCAGAACCTGCATTTCGCGCGGTTGATCTCCGACCGCGCCTACATCATCGAGCGGGGCAAGATCTGCTTCGGCGGCACGATGGCGGAACTCGACGCGCGGCCGGACATCCGGGACGCGCATCTGTCGCTGTAG
- a CDS encoding TetR/AcrR family transcriptional regulator — MSRTATAAKDWSDVVRGAKRELLLRAARDEFAEQGLEGATMRGIAVRAGCTTGAIYPLFDSKEAIYAELLKQSLAALDACVAKAVAKARTPEARVEAACGAFLNYYLDHRFEINLGLYAFRGLKRLGIGKPSDEELNQALWKVLERIALPLTKVRGLKASDVRPWVALLTSQMIGALVLQIAGRLDFLQTGAQALLRMMLAQCLAPTMSKNVKAARKSRQ; from the coding sequence GTGAGCAGGACCGCAACCGCTGCAAAGGACTGGTCGGACGTCGTGAGGGGAGCGAAGCGCGAGCTTCTGCTGCGCGCGGCGCGCGACGAATTCGCCGAGCAGGGATTGGAAGGCGCCACCATGCGCGGCATCGCGGTTCGTGCCGGCTGCACGACGGGCGCGATCTATCCGCTGTTCGACAGCAAGGAGGCGATCTATGCCGAACTGCTGAAGCAGTCGCTGGCGGCGCTCGATGCCTGTGTTGCCAAGGCCGTGGCTAAAGCGCGGACGCCGGAGGCGCGGGTCGAGGCCGCCTGCGGCGCCTTCCTGAACTACTACCTCGACCACCGGTTCGAGATAAATCTGGGCCTCTATGCATTCCGCGGCCTCAAGCGGTTGGGCATCGGCAAGCCGTCGGATGAGGAACTCAACCAGGCGCTATGGAAGGTGCTCGAACGCATCGCCTTGCCGCTAACTAAAGTGCGCGGCCTCAAGGCTTCAGACGTTCGGCCGTGGGTGGCGCTGCTCACCAGCCAGATGATAGGGGCTCTCGTGCTGCAGATCGCGGGCCGGCTGGATTTTCTCCAAACCGGCGCGCAGGCACTGCTTCGCATGATGCTGGCGCAATGCCTTGCCCCGACGATGTCGAAGAACGTAAAGGCCGCACGCAAATCAAGACAGTAA
- a CDS encoding ABC transporter permease: MAFYFVQFLTGLASAASLFLVASGLSIIFGVTRIVNFAHGAFYMLGAYVAFTLTERFSSAFGFWSGIVVAALVVAVVGVLVEMVLLRRIYHAPELFQLLATFGLTLMVQDIVVLIWGPDDLLGRRAPGFRGAVDFFGQNIPSYDLFLIALSPVVLGVLWLLFQRTRWGVLVRAATQDRDMVAALGVNQKWLFTSVFALGVFLAALGGALQIPRDAVHHALDLRIIVEVFVVVVIGGLGSIIGAFVAAVLVSELNAFGILIFPKISIILVFLVMAVVLIVRPWGLFGKPEAAARRTPGLTVTPWRPLTSGERLMSLGALVLAAMLPLFAGNYALTVGSEIAIYVIFAASLHFLMSVGGLASFGHAAYFGLGAYGVAFLAKAAGLPMIISLLLGPLLGLLGAAVFGFFAVQLSGVYFAMLTLAFAQIVWSIAFQWVTVTGGDNGILGVWPDKWAAGPAGFYWLSLAIAALAVMVLRVIVFSPFGFALRATRDSPLRSEAIGINGKRVQWTAFVISGTVAGIGGALFAYLKGSVFPDSLGISLSVDALVMVLLGGVETVSGAVIGAIVFKAANIWLVSQTDLSKLVLGGFIVLMVVAFPKGIVGTLEAIRNRRRSPERKSGLATSRIETAE; the protein is encoded by the coding sequence ATGGCCTTTTACTTCGTTCAGTTCCTGACCGGTCTCGCCAGCGCGGCATCGCTGTTTCTGGTCGCGTCGGGGCTATCGATCATCTTCGGCGTGACGCGGATCGTGAATTTTGCCCATGGCGCGTTTTACATGCTCGGCGCCTACGTCGCGTTCACGCTGACCGAACGGTTCTCCAGCGCGTTCGGCTTCTGGAGCGGCATCGTCGTCGCAGCACTGGTGGTGGCCGTTGTCGGCGTGCTGGTCGAGATGGTGCTGCTGCGGCGGATCTACCACGCGCCGGAATTGTTCCAGTTGCTCGCGACCTTCGGCCTGACCCTGATGGTGCAGGATATCGTCGTGCTGATCTGGGGACCCGACGATCTGCTCGGCCGCCGCGCGCCGGGCTTCAGGGGCGCGGTCGATTTCTTCGGCCAGAATATCCCGAGCTATGATCTGTTCCTGATCGCGCTCAGCCCCGTCGTGCTCGGCGTACTCTGGCTATTGTTCCAGCGCACGCGCTGGGGCGTGCTGGTGCGCGCGGCGACGCAGGACCGCGACATGGTGGCGGCGCTCGGCGTCAATCAGAAATGGCTGTTCACCAGCGTGTTTGCACTCGGCGTCTTCCTCGCGGCACTCGGCGGCGCGCTGCAGATCCCGCGCGATGCCGTGCATCACGCGCTCGACCTTCGCATCATCGTCGAAGTGTTCGTGGTGGTGGTGATCGGCGGCCTCGGCAGCATCATCGGCGCTTTCGTTGCCGCCGTGCTGGTGTCCGAACTCAATGCCTTCGGCATTCTCATTTTCCCGAAGATCTCCATCATCCTGGTGTTTTTGGTAATGGCGGTCGTGCTGATCGTGCGGCCGTGGGGCCTGTTCGGCAAGCCGGAAGCCGCCGCGCGCCGCACGCCTGGGCTGACCGTCACTCCGTGGCGACCGCTCACCTCGGGTGAGCGGCTGATGTCGCTCGGCGCGCTGGTCCTTGCGGCGATGCTGCCGCTGTTCGCCGGCAACTATGCGCTCACGGTTGGCTCGGAAATCGCGATCTATGTTATCTTCGCCGCCAGCCTGCATTTCCTGATGTCGGTCGGCGGGCTCGCCTCGTTCGGCCATGCCGCCTATTTTGGGCTTGGCGCCTATGGCGTCGCGTTCCTCGCCAAGGCGGCGGGACTGCCGATGATCATCTCGCTGCTGCTCGGCCCGCTGCTGGGCCTGCTCGGCGCGGCCGTGTTCGGCTTCTTCGCCGTGCAACTCTCCGGTGTCTATTTCGCGATGCTGACGCTGGCCTTTGCGCAGATCGTCTGGTCGATCGCATTCCAGTGGGTGACGGTGACCGGCGGCGACAACGGCATTTTGGGCGTCTGGCCGGACAAGTGGGCCGCGGGCCCGGCCGGTTTTTACTGGCTGTCGCTCGCGATCGCCGCGCTCGCGGTCATGGTGTTGCGCGTCATCGTATTCTCGCCGTTCGGGTTTGCGTTGCGCGCGACGCGGGATTCGCCGCTGCGCAGCGAAGCGATCGGCATCAACGGCAAGCGCGTGCAGTGGACGGCCTTCGTCATATCGGGCACGGTCGCGGGGATCGGCGGCGCGCTGTTCGCCTATCTGAAGGGGAGCGTTTTTCCTGACAGCCTCGGCATCTCGCTGTCGGTCGACGCGCTGGTCATGGTGCTGCTCGGCGGCGTCGAGACAGTTTCCGGCGCGGTGATCGGCGCCATCGTCTTCAAGGCGGCCAACATCTGGCTGGTCAGCCAGACCGATCTCTCGAAACTGGTGCTGGGCGGCTTCATCGTGCTGATGGTAGTGGCCTTCCCGAAGGGAATCGTCGGCACGCTGGAGGCCATCAGGAATCGCCGGCGATCCCCTGAGAGAAAATCCGGGCTTGCCACCTCACGGATCGAGACTGCCGAATGA
- a CDS encoding SUMF1/EgtB/PvdO family nonheme iron enzyme — protein MAQIRDIKTGRVGTPPREPTPRRLAAIVAGDISGYSRLMQIDEEGTHNRVKRIERDLIEPSIIEHHGRLVKTTGDGFIAIFDSPVEAVRCSIVIQQNLVGRNAALPKHHWIEYRIGVNLGDVIIETDDVYGDGVNIATRLEGIAQPGEVYISGGIYEQIKHKLVCGYESLGDRHVKNITDPVRVYRVLSDPAALLQSRKRREGILIFLLSLAVLLIAAGALWYMLLQAGKLPNLVSAPVSRPAEVQKAPARSAPPAQPAPTVAPTQQQAAPQSEPSPASKQAAPLPPSTSPAAPAGQPATPAAASIREPEMVSLRGGSFAMGSNEDASEKPVRQVSVKPFAMGKFPVSVQEWNACAAAKACGFTASGKGDAPVSNVSWSDAKQYVAWLAETTRKPYRLPSEAEWEYAARGGTQTRFWWGDQLQPGMVNCKNCSDIPAIDQPVKVGSLKPNPFGLFDMGGSVDQWVEDCWHRNYQGAPADGSAWVENACPSHVIRSGSWRKDSDYARTSSRGSYDTNVRYPTHGFRVALSP, from the coding sequence ATGGCCCAGATTCGTGACATCAAGACAGGCCGAGTTGGCACGCCACCGCGCGAACCGACACCGCGTCGCCTTGCGGCCATCGTGGCAGGCGATATCTCCGGTTACAGCCGCCTGATGCAAATCGACGAAGAAGGCACGCACAACCGTGTCAAGCGCATCGAGCGCGATCTCATCGAACCCAGCATCATAGAACATCACGGCAGACTCGTTAAAACCACCGGCGACGGGTTCATTGCGATTTTCGACAGCCCTGTCGAAGCCGTCCGCTGCAGCATCGTAATTCAGCAAAATCTGGTGGGACGCAACGCGGCACTGCCGAAGCATCATTGGATCGAGTATCGCATTGGCGTCAATCTCGGCGATGTCATCATCGAAACCGACGACGTTTATGGCGACGGCGTCAATATTGCCACGCGACTTGAAGGCATAGCTCAGCCCGGCGAAGTCTATATCTCCGGCGGCATCTACGAGCAGATAAAGCATAAGCTGGTTTGCGGATACGAATCGCTCGGTGATCGCCATGTCAAGAACATCACCGACCCGGTGCGAGTCTATCGCGTGCTTTCCGATCCGGCTGCGCTTCTGCAAAGCCGGAAGCGGCGCGAGGGCATTCTGATCTTTTTGCTGAGCCTTGCCGTGCTGCTCATTGCGGCCGGCGCTCTCTGGTACATGCTCCTGCAAGCCGGCAAGCTGCCAAATCTGGTTTCGGCTCCCGTCTCACGTCCGGCTGAAGTGCAGAAGGCGCCCGCACGATCAGCGCCGCCCGCCCAGCCTGCGCCGACGGTCGCGCCAACCCAGCAGCAGGCGGCGCCGCAGTCTGAGCCCTCTCCGGCATCCAAACAGGCCGCGCCGCTACCGCCGTCCACTTCACCGGCCGCGCCTGCAGGTCAACCCGCCACGCCGGCGGCCGCGTCGATTCGAGAACCCGAGATGGTCTCGCTTCGGGGTGGCAGCTTCGCGATGGGCAGTAACGAAGACGCTTCGGAAAAACCCGTCCGTCAGGTATCCGTCAAGCCGTTTGCGATGGGGAAATTTCCTGTCTCCGTACAGGAATGGAACGCATGCGCCGCCGCAAAGGCATGCGGATTCACGGCGAGCGGAAAGGGCGATGCGCCGGTTTCAAACGTGAGTTGGAGCGACGCCAAGCAATATGTCGCGTGGCTCGCGGAAACCACCCGCAAGCCGTATCGGCTGCCGAGCGAAGCCGAATGGGAATATGCGGCGCGCGGCGGCACGCAGACCAGATTTTGGTGGGGCGATCAGCTTCAGCCCGGCATGGTCAATTGCAAGAACTGCAGTGACATTCCAGCCATCGACCAGCCGGTCAAGGTCGGCAGCCTGAAGCCAAATCCGTTTGGGCTGTTTGATATGGGCGGCAGCGTCGATCAATGGGTCGAAGACTGCTGGCACAGAAATTATCAAGGCGCTCCGGCGGACGGATCAGCGTGGGTTGAGAATGCATGTCCCTCGCACGTCATCCGTTCCGGCTCCTGGAGGAAAGACTCAGACTATGCCCGGACGTCAAGCCGCGGCAGCTATGACACCAACGTGCGATATCCCACACACGGGTTCCGCGTCGCACTGTCCCCCTAG
- a CDS encoding MarR family winged helix-turn-helix transcriptional regulator, which yields MARSVSPRRAVKPARPSYILDEQIGFILRQVWQRHATIFAREIGINLTPTQWAAVAKLTETGPCSQNLLGRLTAMDVATIKGVIDRLTARGLTETSPDPEDGRRLLVSLTRAGQQLAEKAAPNALAITRETLAPLDAKERETLIELLNKLR from the coding sequence ATGGCAAGGAGTGTTTCGCCAAGACGAGCGGTCAAGCCCGCACGGCCGTCCTACATCCTCGACGAGCAGATCGGCTTCATCCTGCGCCAGGTCTGGCAGCGCCACGCCACCATCTTCGCGCGCGAAATCGGCATCAACCTGACGCCGACGCAATGGGCCGCAGTTGCCAAATTGACCGAGACCGGGCCGTGCTCGCAAAACCTGCTCGGACGGCTGACGGCGATGGACGTCGCGACCATCAAGGGCGTGATCGACCGCCTCACCGCTCGAGGACTTACCGAGACCAGCCCGGATCCCGAGGACGGCCGCCGCCTGCTGGTGAGTCTGACGCGCGCCGGCCAGCAACTCGCCGAGAAGGCCGCGCCGAACGCGCTCGCGATAACGAGGGAGACACTGGCGCCGCTCGATGCAAAGGAGCGCGAAACCCTGATCGAGCTGTTGAACAAGTTGCGCTGA
- a CDS encoding ABC transporter ATP-binding protein has translation MSMVPTLLSVEGLSKSYGGVHAVRSVSFELRAGEILALIGPNGAGKSTCFDMLNGQNIPDSGRINLLGEDTVGRKPRAIWRLGVGRTFQITATFPTMTVRENVQVALVSYGRQLFNLWGSTASYARDEAGRLLDLVGMGAYAGRPCGELAYGDLKRLELAIALANQPKLLLMDEPTAGMAPRERIELMRLTARIAREQSIGVLFTEHDMDVVFEHADRILVLNRGSLIAEGSPEEVRGNPQVRAIYLGEGLVYDARHREGAGA, from the coding sequence ATGAGCATGGTCCCCACATTGCTGTCGGTCGAGGGTTTAAGCAAATCCTATGGCGGCGTGCATGCCGTGCGCAGCGTGTCGTTCGAATTGCGCGCGGGCGAAATCCTGGCGCTGATCGGCCCCAACGGCGCCGGCAAGAGCACCTGCTTCGATATGCTCAACGGCCAGAACATCCCGGACAGCGGCCGGATCAATCTGCTCGGCGAGGACACGGTGGGCCGGAAGCCGCGCGCGATCTGGCGGCTCGGCGTCGGGCGCACGTTTCAGATCACGGCGACGTTCCCGACCATGACCGTGCGCGAGAACGTGCAGGTCGCGCTGGTATCCTATGGCAGGCAATTGTTCAATCTCTGGGGCTCGACCGCAAGCTACGCGCGCGACGAAGCCGGCCGGCTGCTCGATCTCGTCGGCATGGGCGCCTATGCGGGGCGTCCCTGCGGCGAACTCGCCTATGGCGATCTCAAGCGGCTGGAACTCGCGATCGCGCTCGCCAACCAGCCGAAACTCTTGCTGATGGACGAGCCGACCGCCGGCATGGCGCCGCGCGAGCGGATCGAGTTGATGCGGCTCACCGCGCGCATCGCCCGCGAGCAATCGATCGGCGTGCTCTTCACCGAACACGACATGGATGTGGTGTTCGAACACGCCGACCGCATCCTGGTGCTCAACCGCGGCAGCCTGATCGCCGAAGGGTCGCCCGAGGAAGTCCGCGGCAATCCGCAGGTACGCGCCATCTATCTCGGCGAGGGCCTTGTCTACGACGCGCGCCACCGCGAGGGGGCTGGCGCATGA
- a CDS encoding selenium-binding protein SBP56-related protein, whose amino-acid sequence MNIRPDPTFHASPKLAMEAPPESFAYTVLLSPDSSKPDALAVIDVNPGSQSYSQVVHTVTMPNKGDEFHHFGWNACSSALSPLTGHAFLERRYLIIPGMRSSRIYIVDTKPDPTKAAIHKIIEPEEIFRKTGYSRPHTVHCGPEGIYVSTLGGGGKNGTDGPPGVFIMDCETFDVLGRWEIDRGPQTLHYDFWWNLPRDYMVTSEWALPPQFENGIVPEDLLSNKYGHRIHFWDLRARRNVQTIDLGANHQMALEVRPAHDPVREYGFLGVVVDTTNLEGSIWTWWREGGKFRIEKTATISPEPAPKEQLPPLLQGFGAVPPLVSDIDLSMDDKFLYVACWGTGEMRQYNVSEPRRPKLAGSVRIGGIARRTPHPNGKAFGGGPQMVEISRDGKRVYWTNSLYSTWDDQFYPDGVPGAMVMADTKPDGGLELARDYWVSFPDGYRAHQVRLDGGDCSTDSFCYPSV is encoded by the coding sequence ATGAACATTCGGCCCGACCCCACGTTTCACGCTTCGCCAAAGCTTGCCATGGAAGCTCCGCCGGAGAGCTTCGCCTACACTGTGCTGCTCAGCCCGGACTCTTCGAAGCCAGACGCATTGGCCGTCATCGACGTCAATCCAGGCTCCCAGAGCTACAGCCAGGTCGTTCACACCGTGACGATGCCGAACAAGGGCGACGAGTTTCACCATTTCGGCTGGAACGCCTGCTCGTCAGCGCTATCGCCGCTCACCGGACACGCCTTCCTCGAACGCCGCTATCTCATCATCCCCGGCATGCGGTCATCCCGCATTTACATCGTCGATACCAAGCCGGATCCCACCAAGGCGGCGATACACAAGATCATCGAGCCGGAGGAAATCTTCAGGAAGACCGGATACTCGCGGCCCCACACGGTTCATTGCGGGCCGGAAGGCATCTACGTCTCTACACTCGGCGGCGGTGGCAAGAACGGCACCGACGGACCGCCCGGCGTCTTCATCATGGATTGCGAGACGTTCGACGTGCTCGGACGGTGGGAGATCGATCGCGGTCCGCAAACACTGCACTATGACTTCTGGTGGAACCTGCCGCGTGACTACATGGTGACGAGCGAGTGGGCGTTGCCGCCACAGTTCGAGAACGGCATCGTGCCCGAGGATCTCCTCTCCAACAAATATGGCCATCGGATCCACTTCTGGGATCTGCGCGCTCGGCGGAATGTCCAGACCATCGATCTCGGCGCCAACCATCAGATGGCGCTGGAAGTGCGCCCCGCACACGATCCGGTTCGCGAATACGGCTTCCTCGGCGTCGTGGTCGACACCACAAATCTCGAAGGCTCGATCTGGACCTGGTGGCGCGAGGGCGGCAAGTTTCGTATCGAGAAGACGGCGACGATTTCCCCCGAGCCCGCGCCGAAGGAGCAACTGCCGCCGCTTCTGCAGGGCTTCGGTGCGGTGCCGCCATTGGTATCTGATATCGACCTGTCGATGGATGACAAATTCCTCTACGTCGCCTGCTGGGGCACCGGCGAGATGCGTCAATACAATGTCAGCGAACCGCGAAGGCCGAAGCTTGCCGGCTCGGTACGCATCGGCGGCATCGCGCGGCGCACGCCGCACCCGAACGGCAAGGCCTTTGGCGGCGGTCCGCAAATGGTCGAGATCAGCCGCGACGGCAAGCGGGTGTACTGGACCAACTCGCTTTACTCGACGTGGGATGACCAGTTCTATCCTGACGGTGTCCCGGGCGCCATGGTGATGGCCGATACGAAACCGGACGGCGGCCTCGAACTGGCACGAGACTACTGGGTCAGTTTCCCCGACGGATACCGCGCGCATCAAGTCCGGCTCGACGGCGGTGACTGTTCGACGGATTCGTTCTGTTATCCGTCGGTTTGA
- a CDS encoding crotonase/enoyl-CoA hydratase family protein, whose protein sequence is MVRVEKQGAVWTVIHSRFAEARNAMDPDSADALAAAFREFDADDSASVAVLWGEGGGFCAGWDLKFASTLGDRDAFQRHVVDGLAFPTGANPAPRGPLGPTRLELSKPVIAAVEGAAVAGGMELALWCDIRVMAESAYFGVYCRRWGIPLLDGGSVRLARLVGQGRAMEIILTGRKVPADEALRIGMCEQVVETGGARAAAEAMAREIARFPQAAVRADRRSVVETYGLPVRDALRQEWTNGVEAIFKEGASGAARFAGGRGRHGDFAKI, encoded by the coding sequence ATGGTCCGGGTCGAAAAGCAGGGCGCGGTGTGGACCGTCATCCACAGCCGGTTTGCAGAAGCGCGCAACGCGATGGATCCCGACAGCGCGGACGCGCTGGCAGCGGCCTTCAGGGAATTCGACGCCGACGATTCCGCAAGCGTCGCGGTGCTGTGGGGCGAGGGCGGCGGGTTCTGCGCCGGCTGGGATCTCAAATTCGCCAGCACGCTTGGTGATCGCGACGCCTTTCAGCGCCATGTCGTCGATGGCCTGGCGTTCCCCACCGGCGCAAATCCTGCGCCGCGCGGTCCGCTCGGGCCGACGCGGCTGGAATTGTCGAAGCCGGTGATCGCCGCGGTGGAGGGAGCGGCGGTTGCCGGCGGCATGGAGCTTGCGCTGTGGTGCGATATCCGCGTGATGGCCGAGAGCGCCTATTTCGGCGTCTATTGCCGGCGCTGGGGAATCCCGCTGTTGGACGGCGGCAGCGTTCGTCTGGCGCGGCTGGTCGGGCAGGGACGGGCGATGGAAATCATCCTCACCGGGCGCAAGGTCCCGGCCGACGAAGCGCTGCGCATCGGCATGTGCGAACAAGTAGTCGAGACCGGTGGCGCGCGTGCCGCGGCCGAGGCGATGGCGCGCGAGATCGCACGGTTTCCGCAAGCGGCAGTTCGTGCCGATCGTCGTTCGGTGGTCGAGACCTACGGCCTGCCGGTCCGCGATGCCTTGCGCCAGGAATGGACCAACGGCGTTGAAGCCATCTTTAAGGAAGGCGCCAGCGGCGCCGCGCGCTTTGCCGGCGGCAGGGGTCGCCACGGCGATTTTGCCAAGATCTGA
- a CDS encoding crotonase/enoyl-CoA hydratase family protein codes for MAKVLYERDGRIARITLNRPEVMNAIDDELPGALADAVARADNDPGAHVIVLAGAGRAFCAGYDLTAYASGDKANRYTQEMPWDPMRDYAAMSDNTNKFMSLFRSKRPVICKVHGFAVAGGSDIALCSDMIVMAEDARIGYPPVRVWGCPTTAMWVYRLGAEKAKRMLFTGDKITGIEAAALGLVLKAVPADRLDDEVDALAHRIATVPQNQLMMQKLMVNQALYNMGLMGTQMIATVFDGITRHSPEGLNFKRRSEEMGWKRAVDERDQGTFDWTTNQPITQNR; via the coding sequence ATGGCCAAAGTCCTGTACGAGCGCGACGGCCGCATCGCGCGCATTACGCTGAACCGGCCGGAAGTCATGAATGCAATCGACGACGAGTTGCCGGGCGCGCTCGCGGACGCGGTGGCGCGTGCCGATAACGATCCGGGCGCGCATGTGATCGTACTTGCCGGCGCCGGTCGGGCCTTCTGCGCCGGATATGACCTGACGGCCTACGCCTCCGGCGATAAGGCCAATCGCTATACGCAGGAAATGCCGTGGGATCCGATGAGGGATTACGCTGCGATGTCCGACAATACCAACAAGTTCATGAGCCTGTTCCGCTCGAAGCGGCCGGTGATCTGCAAGGTTCATGGGTTTGCGGTGGCCGGCGGCTCCGACATTGCGTTGTGCTCGGACATGATCGTCATGGCGGAGGACGCCCGTATCGGCTATCCGCCGGTTCGGGTCTGGGGTTGTCCGACCACGGCGATGTGGGTCTACCGGTTAGGGGCCGAAAAGGCCAAGCGCATGCTGTTCACCGGCGACAAGATCACCGGCATTGAGGCGGCGGCGCTCGGCCTCGTACTGAAAGCCGTTCCGGCCGATCGGCTGGACGATGAGGTCGACGCGCTCGCGCACCGGATTGCGACGGTGCCGCAGAACCAGCTCATGATGCAGAAGCTGATGGTCAACCAAGCGCTCTACAATATGGGCCTGATGGGCACGCAGATGATCGCCACCGTATTCGACGGCATCACCCGGCACTCCCCCGAGGGGCTGAACTTCAAGCGGCGGTCGGAGGAGATGGGTTGGAAGCGTGCCGTCGACGAGCGTGACCAGGGCACCTTCGACTGGACGACCAATCAGCCGATCACGCAAAACAGGTAA
- a CDS encoding DUF4399 domain-containing protein, whose protein sequence is MKVMQWIALSAALTCLPFAACAQGKPAPKDALLYFVWPQNGAVIKGAFWCRFGLRNMGVTHAGDNYPNSGHHHLLVNVNEPLNPKEPIPQDKSHLHFGAGQTEARIELPPGKYTLQLVLGDAEHYPHVPPVVSQKITVTVR, encoded by the coding sequence ATGAAGGTGATGCAGTGGATCGCTCTGTCAGCAGCGCTCACTTGCCTGCCGTTTGCCGCGTGCGCTCAGGGAAAGCCCGCGCCGAAGGATGCCCTTCTTTATTTCGTGTGGCCGCAGAACGGCGCCGTCATCAAAGGTGCATTCTGGTGCCGCTTTGGTCTGCGCAACATGGGCGTAACCCACGCCGGCGACAACTACCCAAACAGCGGCCATCATCATCTTCTTGTCAATGTGAACGAGCCGCTCAATCCGAAAGAACCGATCCCGCAAGACAAGTCACATCTTCATTTTGGGGCGGGTCAGACCGAAGCCCGGATCGAACTTCCACCCGGCAAGTACACGCTTCAGCTCGTGCTCGGCGATGCCGAACACTACCCGCACGTTCCTCCGGTGGTCTCGCAGAAAATTACCGTCACGGTCAGATAG